A region from the Stygiolobus caldivivus genome encodes:
- a CDS encoding ATP-binding cassette domain-containing protein, whose protein sequence is MLDVKIKKKLNNFVLDSEINEKSKVIAIFGKNGSGKSTLLKLIAGFLEPDEGYIKIDNQDVTKYPPWKRRIVLVTPESYLPNLVVKKHLLWGIKNKDKLNEVLQDNRIRGLLSFNEETFKKKAKELSLGMRQRLSLVTALLSSPRYILVDESFANINNKKDFMNEYISLTRERGVNIIFVSQDISDAEFAERSYWMENGVLKLMN, encoded by the coding sequence ATGCTTGACGTTAAAATTAAGAAAAAGTTAAATAATTTTGTCTTAGATAGTGAAATTAACGAGAAAAGTAAAGTAATAGCGATATTCGGCAAAAACGGTAGTGGTAAGTCAACACTCCTTAAGTTGATAGCTGGCTTTCTAGAACCTGATGAAGGCTATATTAAAATTGATAATCAAGATGTTACAAAATACCCCCCGTGGAAAAGGAGAATAGTGCTAGTTACCCCTGAAAGTTATTTACCTAACTTGGTAGTGAAAAAACACTTGTTATGGGGGATTAAAAACAAAGATAAACTCAATGAGGTCTTGCAGGACAACAGAATACGAGGCTTGCTTTCGTTCAATGAAGAGACCTTTAAGAAAAAAGCCAAAGAGTTAAGTTTAGGGATGAGGCAAAGGCTTTCCTTAGTTACGGCTCTTCTCTCATCTCCTAGGTATATCCTTGTTGACGAATCTTTTGCTAATATCAATAATAAGAAGGATTTCATGAACGAGTATATAAGCCTTACAAGAGAGAGAGGAGTAAACATAATATTTGTTTCACAAGATATATCTGACGCTGAATTCGCTGAGAGGAGTTATTGGATGGAGAATGGTGTTTTAAAACTGATGAATTAA
- the glnA gene encoding type I glutamate--ammonia ligase, whose product MPELPKTPSEAMDFLKKNNIKWVDLQFTDLPGRLQHITIPSADFSEESFKTGFGKLDGSSIKGFTSIYESDMVLRPVPTTMSLIPWTPGVARVITEVHWGGGKGRFERDPRNIAETAEKHQESEGYTSFFGPELEFFIFDKVELDASLPQSGTGYKVYAKEAPWSKNGSFIIRYKEGYYPAPPVDQVMDVRLEAINTLVDYFGFYIEATHHEVATAGQGEIDFRFSTLVDTADKVQTLKYVVKNVAAKHGMVATFMPKPIYGDNGTGMHTHFSLWTKDGKKNLMYDPNDEYAELSQIGRYIVGGLLEHGRALSAIVSPTTNSYRRLIPGYEAPVYLVWSKSNRSAAIRIPAYYRGMEKAKRLEYRPPDPSSNPYLGFSAMLMAALDGIKKKIDPGDPIDENIYHMSEEKKKQLRIRELPRSLDEALDELESDTEFLKPVFNSSILSAYIDLKREEAKVMQQYPHPMEIYYYLDV is encoded by the coding sequence ATGCCAGAACTTCCTAAAACGCCTTCAGAAGCAATGGATTTCTTAAAGAAAAATAATATTAAATGGGTAGACCTACAGTTCACAGACTTACCTGGCAGACTACAACACATAACTATTCCTTCAGCAGACTTCTCAGAGGAATCATTTAAGACAGGTTTCGGTAAACTGGATGGAAGTAGTATAAAGGGCTTTACTTCAATTTATGAAAGCGATATGGTACTAAGACCGGTTCCTACAACTATGTCACTTATACCTTGGACTCCCGGAGTAGCTAGAGTTATAACTGAAGTACATTGGGGAGGCGGAAAGGGCAGGTTTGAAAGAGACCCGAGGAATATCGCAGAAACAGCAGAGAAACATCAAGAATCAGAAGGGTATACTAGCTTCTTTGGTCCTGAATTAGAGTTCTTTATATTCGATAAGGTTGAGCTTGATGCGTCTTTACCGCAGAGCGGGACTGGGTATAAAGTCTACGCTAAAGAAGCTCCCTGGTCCAAGAATGGAAGTTTTATAATTAGATATAAAGAAGGTTACTACCCTGCTCCACCAGTGGATCAAGTGATGGATGTAAGATTAGAAGCAATAAATACTCTAGTTGACTATTTCGGGTTTTATATTGAAGCTACACATCACGAAGTAGCCACAGCAGGGCAAGGGGAGATAGATTTCAGGTTCTCAACTCTAGTAGATACAGCTGATAAAGTTCAGACCTTAAAGTACGTTGTCAAGAATGTAGCAGCGAAACACGGCATGGTAGCTACTTTTATGCCCAAGCCTATTTACGGAGATAACGGAACCGGGATGCACACTCACTTTAGCCTGTGGACAAAAGACGGGAAGAAAAACTTAATGTATGATCCTAATGATGAATATGCGGAACTAAGCCAGATAGGCAGGTATATCGTAGGTGGGTTATTAGAGCACGGAAGGGCTTTATCAGCAATTGTATCTCCTACCACGAATAGTTATAGGAGACTTATTCCGGGCTATGAGGCCCCAGTTTATTTGGTGTGGAGTAAGTCTAACAGAAGTGCAGCAATCAGGATACCCGCTTACTATAGAGGAATGGAGAAGGCTAAAAGGTTAGAGTATAGACCACCAGACCCTTCATCTAACCCGTATCTAGGGTTCTCAGCAATGCTCATGGCAGCACTAGATGGTATAAAGAAGAAGATAGACCCCGGCGATCCAATAGACGAGAACATATATCATATGAGTGAAGAGAAGAAGAAACAGTTAAGGATCAGAGAACTGCCTAGGTCGCTAGACGAAGCGTTAGACGAATTAGAAAGTGACACCGAGTTCTTAAAGCCTGTATTTAATTCGTCCATTCTAAGTGCTTATATAGACTTAAAGAGAGAAGAAGCAAAAGTAATGCAACAATACCCGCATCCCATGGAAATATACTACTACCTAGACGTTTAA
- a CDS encoding beta-ribofuranosylaminobenzene 5'-phosphate synthase family protein translates to MIKIIGLSRIHITLLDLEGKYGRIDGGVGVALKYPKIVVSEGNCKKETEFPLPYPLPGYCVHEDYEEHIGLGHTTQFRLSLAKLSAEYNLKNADVVELARAVGRGGTSGIGVYAFKYGGFIVDGGHSLKVKKEVAPSDFSTAPPPPLIARYDFPWYIYVNIPARGRRIFGKEELDAFKKEAKEIDKLVRVVYMKLIPNIIEKDLGEVLESIKLIQQLGFKRVEVSLQTEEVRELMKKLETKGFPAGISSFGPAVYTFVSSRTEGEELVSYFGGFISEPNNEGAKVVWSKD, encoded by the coding sequence ATGATAAAAATTATTGGGTTATCCAGAATACATATAACTCTCCTCGACCTTGAGGGAAAATACGGAAGGATAGACGGGGGAGTAGGAGTAGCACTGAAATACCCGAAGATCGTGGTAAGTGAAGGTAATTGTAAAAAAGAAACTGAATTCCCTTTACCTTATCCCTTACCGGGCTATTGCGTACACGAAGACTATGAAGAACATATAGGGTTAGGCCACACCACACAATTCAGGCTAAGCCTAGCAAAATTATCTGCCGAATACAACCTAAAGAACGCTGATGTGGTAGAGTTAGCCAGAGCGGTGGGGAGGGGTGGGACTTCAGGAATAGGAGTTTATGCGTTTAAGTATGGTGGGTTTATTGTAGACGGCGGACATTCACTAAAAGTAAAAAAGGAAGTAGCTCCTTCTGACTTTTCTACTGCACCACCGCCCCCTCTTATTGCGAGGTATGATTTCCCTTGGTACATTTACGTTAATATCCCAGCTAGAGGGAGGAGGATCTTCGGAAAAGAAGAATTAGACGCATTTAAGAAAGAGGCGAAAGAGATAGACAAATTAGTTAGGGTCGTATATATGAAATTAATCCCCAACATAATAGAAAAAGACCTGGGAGAAGTATTAGAAAGCATTAAGTTAATTCAGCAGTTAGGGTTTAAAAGGGTCGAGGTGTCCTTACAGACAGAAGAGGTTAGGGAATTAATGAAAAAACTCGAAACTAAAGGATTTCCAGCAGGTATTTCTTCTTTCGGACCAGCCGTTTATACATTTGTAAGTAGTAGG
- a CDS encoding DUF7343 domain-containing protein → MSEKNTLNSNSSYSLILELIKKYGELRQSDLVSLSGISKSRVSEILTDLERKGIIERKKLAGRNLVVKLSPKKFLTIGIIKAAEYPFIVPFMKVLREKGYHVEVRVYSNGLDVTKDLSSGKIDIALSPVITQILFQKIFSNFKIIAGGAKGGGAIIGDYSCNTIASTSLSSMELWSLLYDPEATLVEYSSPDDMINALERREVKKISIWEPYATILANEGFRIIHRFEPLHCCTLAIRNDLDPEFFRGIYEQAFTNFLSQKDRWIQDYSNVVNIDY, encoded by the coding sequence ATGAGTGAGAAAAACACTCTTAACAGTAATAGTAGTTATTCATTAATTTTAGAACTTATTAAAAAATACGGGGAGTTACGCCAATCAGATCTAGTAAGTTTATCTGGTATTTCTAAGAGTAGAGTGTCGGAAATTCTTACTGACTTAGAGAGAAAAGGTATTATCGAAAGGAAAAAGTTAGCTGGTAGAAACCTGGTGGTCAAGCTTTCACCTAAGAAGTTCCTGACCATAGGGATAATAAAAGCTGCAGAGTACCCGTTCATAGTACCGTTTATGAAAGTACTAAGAGAGAAGGGCTATCACGTAGAAGTGAGAGTTTACAGTAACGGTCTAGATGTTACAAAGGATTTGTCTTCTGGGAAAATAGATATAGCCCTTTCACCTGTTATAACTCAAATTCTATTCCAGAAGATCTTTAGTAACTTTAAAATTATTGCGGGGGGAGCTAAAGGAGGAGGGGCGATAATAGGGGATTACTCATGTAATACTATAGCTTCAACTTCATTATCTAGTATGGAGCTCTGGTCATTGCTTTATGACCCAGAGGCAACATTAGTAGAGTATTCGAGTCCAGATGATATGATAAACGCACTTGAGAGAAGAGAAGTAAAAAAGATATCGATTTGGGAACCTTATGCTACTATCTTAGCTAATGAGGGTTTCAGGATTATACACAGATTTGAACCTTTACACTGCTGTACACTTGCTATCAGAAATGACTTAGATCCCGAATTCTTTAGAGGTATTTATGAGCAAGCATTCACAAACTTTCTATCTCAAAAAGACAGATGGATCCAGGATTATTCAAACGTAGTTAATATAGATTACTAA
- a CDS encoding M24 family metallopeptidase: protein MRLHKLDKVMEEEGLQCSVVLSGATIFYLTGYDYITTDIGNAVALVYCNGIPTLIVPVLEKNRAETKVGDKIEVLSYSYTLAGDKIFKGSLIEAITSRLEPDKKIGVDIVNSSSSFYISFKDKVSSFVDISKKLAVMRAIKEDDELELIKKAGNITTSAMRIGSEKIQNSGITEREVAGLIDMTMRNEGAEDYAFPSIVAFGENSAFPHHVPSDKVIRDNDNAVVDIGARYRNYCFDSTRTFIKGNSDEIKKIYEIVLQAQLEAIDTVREGVKASDVDLTARKVIERAGYGKYFVHSTGHGVGIEVHEYPAISPASNDILKENMVITVEPGIYIKGKFGIRIEDTIIVTKRKPIVLETTYKYM from the coding sequence ATGAGGTTGCACAAATTAGATAAGGTCATGGAAGAAGAAGGACTGCAGTGTAGTGTGGTATTAAGCGGTGCTACGATTTTTTATCTCACTGGGTATGATTATATTACTACCGATATAGGAAATGCCGTAGCACTGGTGTACTGTAACGGTATCCCTACATTGATAGTACCAGTCCTAGAGAAAAATAGGGCAGAGACAAAGGTAGGAGATAAGATAGAAGTACTTTCATATAGTTATACCTTGGCTGGTGATAAGATATTTAAAGGAAGTCTAATCGAAGCAATCACTAGTAGACTTGAACCTGACAAAAAAATAGGGGTCGACATTGTCAATTCCTCAAGCTCCTTTTATATTTCATTTAAAGATAAAGTGAGTAGTTTCGTTGATATTTCTAAAAAATTAGCCGTTATGAGGGCTATTAAAGAAGATGATGAGTTAGAACTAATAAAGAAGGCTGGGAATATAACCACGTCGGCGATGAGAATAGGTAGTGAAAAGATACAGAACTCAGGGATTACAGAGAGGGAAGTGGCAGGTTTGATAGATATGACAATGAGGAACGAAGGAGCTGAAGACTACGCTTTTCCCTCCATAGTAGCTTTTGGAGAGAACTCAGCTTTTCCTCACCATGTCCCAAGTGATAAAGTAATAAGGGATAACGACAATGCAGTCGTAGATATAGGGGCAAGATACCGTAACTACTGTTTTGATAGTACGAGGACTTTTATTAAAGGAAATTCTGATGAAATAAAGAAAATTTACGAGATAGTACTACAGGCACAATTGGAGGCTATTGATACAGTAAGGGAAGGAGTTAAGGCATCGGATGTGGACTTAACAGCTAGGAAAGTAATTGAAAGAGCCGGTTATGGGAAATACTTTGTTCACTCTACCGGGCACGGGGTCGGGATTGAAGTCCACGAATACCCTGCTATCTCGCCTGCTTCAAATGACATATTGAAAGAGAATATGGTCATTACCGTTGAGCCTGGGATATACATTAAAGGAAAATTTGGTATTAGAATCGAAGACACTATCATAGTTACGAAGAGGAAACCTATAGTCCTCGAAACAACTTATAAATATATGTAA
- the folE gene encoding GTP cyclohydrolase I FolE, with product MEETLNQEKLVEEIAKRVREIIELLGEDPDREGLQETPVRVAKALLEMTSGIRTPQPNIKVFSLKDRSRSSEEDQIVLVKNVSFSSLCEHHMLPFIGKIHVAYVVGPSGKVAGFSKIIRIVNYYASRLQIQERLVEQVADAIMSSDIEPKGVMVIGDAIHMCAYVRGVKDKEATLTSVATRGVFKNNASLRNYVFRLLETSKRSTLL from the coding sequence ATGGAAGAAACCCTGAACCAAGAAAAGTTAGTAGAGGAAATAGCAAAAAGAGTAAGAGAGATAATTGAACTGCTTGGTGAAGACCCAGACAGAGAAGGACTGCAAGAGACACCAGTAAGAGTAGCTAAGGCACTACTAGAGATGACATCAGGGATAAGGACGCCTCAGCCTAATATTAAGGTGTTTTCATTAAAGGATAGGAGCAGGAGTAGTGAAGAGGATCAAATAGTACTTGTAAAGAACGTGTCTTTCTCTTCATTATGTGAGCACCATATGCTACCTTTCATAGGTAAGATACACGTTGCCTATGTAGTAGGACCTAGTGGAAAAGTGGCCGGGTTTAGTAAGATTATCAGGATAGTTAATTACTATGCATCAAGGTTACAAATACAAGAGAGATTAGTAGAACAAGTGGCCGATGCTATAATGTCAAGCGATATTGAGCCAAAAGGAGTAATGGTTATAGGAGACGCTATCCACATGTGTGCATACGTTAGAGGAGTAAAGGACAAAGAAGCAACACTGACCTCTGTAGCTACTAGAGGAGTATTTAAGAATAATGCGTCCTTGAGGAACTATGTTTTCAGACTCTTAGAGACATCAAAGAGATCAACTTTATTATAG
- a CDS encoding cysteine synthase family protein: MSKEFHVFTNAIELMEGMWPTPLLKLSIGKNVWAKLEFYNPLSHSIKDRTALFLFKEALKRKTEHLVEATSGNTGIALSALSAVYNVKFTVFVPSTAPSVFPVMMKLLGSEVVSAGSSTNDLLPLVKRLSGFGGYTHLDQFNNEINVMAHYETTAKEIDTQCRNSGINLKRIIATAGTAGHLVGIAKYFKEKYTDIEIIGVHPAEGERIPGIKRVTPDNNFFKMAKVDSLIDVSLKEAVEGVKEVARKNGILIGLSSGATVAAFKKLGLIDDPEATVLIFPDDAFKYVNELSQYT; the protein is encoded by the coding sequence GTGTCAAAGGAGTTCCATGTTTTCACAAATGCAATAGAACTAATGGAAGGGATGTGGCCTACTCCGTTACTTAAGTTAAGTATAGGGAAAAACGTGTGGGCAAAACTCGAATTTTACAACCCGCTGAGCCACAGTATTAAAGATAGGACAGCACTCTTTCTCTTCAAGGAGGCGCTAAAGAGAAAGACAGAGCATCTGGTAGAAGCGACTTCAGGAAATACTGGAATAGCACTATCTGCACTTTCCGCCGTCTATAACGTAAAATTTACGGTTTTTGTACCTTCTACCGCACCTTCAGTATTCCCAGTGATGATGAAGCTATTAGGCTCTGAAGTGGTCTCAGCAGGCTCATCCACCAATGACCTGCTCCCCTTGGTAAAGAGGTTGAGCGGATTTGGAGGATATACCCACCTTGACCAGTTTAATAACGAGATAAACGTAATGGCACATTATGAAACTACGGCTAAAGAAATAGACACGCAATGCCGAAATTCCGGGATAAACTTAAAGAGGATTATCGCTACGGCTGGTACTGCTGGTCACTTGGTCGGTATAGCTAAGTATTTTAAGGAAAAATATACTGACATAGAAATTATTGGTGTACACCCTGCAGAGGGAGAAAGGATCCCCGGGATAAAGAGGGTTACGCCAGATAATAACTTCTTTAAGATGGCTAAAGTAGATAGCCTAATAGACGTCTCTCTTAAGGAAGCCGTAGAAGGTGTAAAGGAAGTTGCAAGAAAGAACGGGATTTTGATAGGTCTAAGTTCTGGTGCTACTGTAGCTGCTTTTAAAAAATTAGGGCTAATAGACGACCCCGAGGCTACAGTGCTTATCTTTCCAGATGACGCGTTTAAGTACGTGAACGAACTCTCCCAATATACGTAA
- the moaA gene encoding GTP 3',8-cyclase MoaA translates to MKDRYGRPIEDLRVTLTHVCNFSCFFCHMEGEGNNGEGLNADEIALVAKIGKEFGITTVKLTGGEPTLRKDIFEIISKLKEVGISEVSMTTNGFILDKIAGKLKEAGLDRVNISLHASSPGLFKEITAVDGFEKVIRGIRECNRVGLKPVKLNFVVTKRNVNEVFNVIELAENLGVDEIHLIELHPVGLGKDSFNYHISLDSIEEILKKKGEFLGTRNKHNRPRYKYGNIKVEVVKPYANPFFCAGCNRVRLTVDGKLKTCLYKEDRTVDILDILRGEYDEEEKIEGLRNAYRLAISIREPNFLFRVEKDEVAQIR, encoded by the coding sequence ATGAAAGATAGATACGGGAGACCAATCGAAGACCTCAGAGTAACACTCACTCACGTGTGTAATTTCTCCTGCTTTTTCTGTCATATGGAAGGAGAAGGTAATAATGGGGAAGGGCTGAACGCTGACGAAATAGCACTAGTAGCCAAAATAGGAAAAGAGTTCGGGATTACCACAGTTAAGTTAACAGGGGGAGAACCTACATTAAGGAAAGACATATTTGAAATAATAAGCAAACTTAAGGAGGTAGGGATTAGCGAAGTGTCTATGACTACTAACGGGTTTATATTGGATAAAATTGCCGGAAAGCTGAAAGAAGCCGGGCTAGATAGAGTTAACATAAGCTTACACGCGTCTTCGCCCGGATTATTCAAGGAGATAACTGCCGTAGACGGTTTTGAAAAAGTAATAAGAGGGATAAGGGAATGTAATAGGGTAGGCCTAAAACCCGTTAAACTTAACTTTGTGGTCACTAAGAGGAACGTAAACGAAGTCTTTAATGTAATTGAATTGGCAGAAAATCTTGGAGTAGATGAAATACACTTAATCGAATTACACCCTGTAGGTCTAGGCAAAGACTCATTTAATTACCACATATCTCTGGATTCAATAGAAGAGATCCTAAAGAAAAAGGGTGAATTTTTAGGCACTAGGAATAAGCATAATAGGCCAAGATATAAGTACGGAAATATTAAGGTAGAAGTAGTTAAACCTTATGCAAATCCGTTCTTCTGTGCAGGATGTAATAGGGTTAGGCTGACGGTAGATGGTAAGCTAAAGACGTGCCTTTACAAAGAAGATAGGACAGTAGATATACTCGATATATTGCGTGGAGAGTATGATGAAGAGGAGAAAATAGAGGGATTAAGGAACGCATATAGGTTAGCTATATCAATAAGAGAGCCTAACTTTTTATTTAGAGTGGAAAAGGATGAGGTTGCACAAATTAGATAA
- the trxA gene encoding thioredoxin encodes MSELDELVKELSKKLEEKAKNVINPQDVTVTITDSNIDDILSKNNVVFIDCWAPWCAPCHLYEPIFKKIADKYKDKATFGRLNVDENPKTADKYGVMNIPTTLIFVNGKLADQIIGAVEEEMLEDYVRKYINA; translated from the coding sequence TTGAGTGAACTCGATGAATTGGTAAAAGAATTATCTAAGAAGTTAGAAGAAAAAGCTAAGAACGTTATAAACCCCCAGGACGTTACTGTTACTATAACCGATTCAAACATAGATGATATCCTATCTAAAAACAATGTGGTTTTTATCGACTGTTGGGCTCCTTGGTGTGCCCCGTGCCACCTTTATGAACCTATATTTAAGAAAATTGCCGACAAATACAAGGATAAAGCCACATTTGGCAGGCTTAACGTGGACGAGAACCCAAAGACCGCCGATAAATACGGTGTAATGAACATCCCTACTACTTTAATATTTGTCAATGGGAAGTTAGCAGACCAGATTATAGGTGCTGTAGAGGAGGAGATGCTAGAAGATTATGTGAGGAAATATATAAATGCTTGA
- a CDS encoding DsrE/DsrF/DrsH-like family protein, translated as MPKLTILLSNNNLDALYHALTLAISAKALSWDVKVFVVSQAVAMFLKSSKPKFDMPFFARLYIKLQMKKLKITDAEKMLDEAIKEGVEFYVDEVGLKVIGAGKEDLKEGVKLSGSITFLTEARESDVVLSL; from the coding sequence ATGCCTAAACTCACAATTTTACTGTCGAACAATAACCTAGATGCCCTATACCACGCACTTACTTTAGCTATATCCGCTAAAGCCCTTAGCTGGGATGTTAAAGTTTTCGTAGTATCACAAGCTGTAGCCATGTTTCTGAAGTCTTCAAAGCCTAAATTCGATATGCCCTTTTTTGCCAGACTTTACATTAAGTTACAGATGAAAAAGCTCAAAATTACTGACGCCGAAAAAATGTTAGACGAGGCAATTAAGGAAGGGGTAGAGTTTTACGTTGATGAGGTAGGACTTAAGGTAATAGGGGCTGGAAAAGAAGACCTTAAGGAAGGTGTTAAACTATCCGGGAGTATTACGTTTTTAACCGAGGCTAGAGAATCGGATGTGGTGTTGTCACTATGA
- a CDS encoding sulfurtransferase TusA family protein, protein MIIDSEDVCPVVLVNVLRAFREAKDGEEIIVKTKWEAAVTELEKWCRETNNEYLGWSKEGNKFVIRMKVVKRDNNA, encoded by the coding sequence ATGATAATTGATAGTGAAGATGTATGCCCCGTAGTACTAGTAAACGTTTTGAGGGCTTTTAGAGAAGCTAAAGACGGAGAGGAGATAATAGTTAAGACAAAATGGGAAGCTGCTGTAACGGAACTAGAAAAGTGGTGCAGAGAGACCAATAATGAATATCTAGGCTGGAGTAAAGAGGGAAATAAGTTCGTGATTAGGATGAAAGTTGTAAAGAGAGATAATAATGCTTAA
- a CDS encoding class I adenylate-forming enzyme family protein, with protein sequence MSLAQLVYKWYREKPNQTFLIEGDNKLTYEQTAKEVAKRASSISAGDTVVHIMFNSVESTLTYLASFWAGAKVVAVDPLTSAEDLRFILEDTAPDIVVADKEIIERERKTFEGYKVVESLQKNEVFNPPYDYTETEVGLVYYYAGIAGRTMQVLHSAKRMELNALSLYRVSKLRDVRGVLTVPLAHVLGNSVLGVVLEAGGSMYIMRKFNANEMVQAVGKYSINYLSTVPMVYDALNELENADLSSLELCVSTAAPLFPPTVNKFKEKYGKNIVQQYGFTEGFVLTFQPQEFADVISIGKPLPEVDIKIVKEDGNEAKPSEVGELWVKAPWLMLGYKDADETAKVFVNGWLKTGDLVTSDERGLLFFRGIKKRMIKYKGYPIFPRDLELILKSHPLVIDAKVVGEDAGTAGQQPVGKVIVKEKKPDIENELLNYVNSKVAFYKRLKRIDIVDRLE encoded by the coding sequence ATGAGCTTAGCTCAGCTAGTTTATAAATGGTATAGGGAGAAGCCAAACCAGACGTTCCTGATAGAAGGCGATAATAAATTAACATACGAGCAAACAGCTAAAGAAGTAGCTAAGCGGGCGTCTTCCATCAGTGCTGGGGATACTGTAGTCCACATAATGTTCAACTCGGTCGAATCTACTCTTACCTATCTAGCCTCTTTCTGGGCTGGTGCTAAAGTAGTAGCTGTAGACCCCTTAACATCAGCGGAAGATTTAAGGTTTATCCTAGAAGATACAGCTCCAGATATAGTAGTCGCTGACAAAGAAATAATAGAAAGAGAAAGGAAAACATTCGAAGGCTATAAGGTAGTAGAGTCCCTCCAAAAGAATGAGGTGTTTAATCCACCTTATGATTATACCGAAACTGAAGTAGGTCTAGTTTATTACTACGCAGGCATAGCTGGAAGGACTATGCAAGTACTACATAGTGCAAAAAGGATGGAGCTGAATGCTCTTTCTCTATATAGAGTATCTAAACTGAGAGACGTAAGGGGAGTGTTAACTGTTCCGTTGGCTCATGTACTCGGTAATAGTGTATTGGGAGTGGTGTTAGAGGCTGGGGGCAGTATGTATATAATGCGTAAGTTTAACGCTAATGAAATGGTCCAAGCGGTCGGAAAATACTCCATCAATTACCTATCCACAGTCCCTATGGTTTATGACGCTCTTAATGAACTGGAAAACGCTGACCTAAGCAGCCTTGAATTATGTGTAAGTACGGCTGCACCCCTCTTCCCACCTACGGTAAATAAGTTCAAAGAGAAATACGGTAAAAACATAGTCCAACAATACGGGTTTACCGAGGGGTTCGTCCTTACTTTTCAGCCTCAAGAATTTGCAGACGTTATAAGTATAGGAAAGCCGCTACCAGAAGTTGATATTAAGATAGTAAAAGAAGACGGAAATGAAGCTAAGCCGAGTGAGGTGGGCGAGCTGTGGGTTAAGGCACCTTGGCTGATGCTCGGCTATAAGGACGCTGATGAGACAGCTAAGGTGTTTGTCAACGGTTGGTTAAAGACCGGTGATTTGGTCACTTCAGATGAGAGAGGGCTCCTATTCTTTAGAGGTATAAAGAAGAGGATGATCAAATATAAAGGGTATCCGATATTTCCTAGAGATCTAGAACTTATCTTAAAGTCCCATCCCCTTGTTATTGACGCTAAGGTCGTAGGAGAAGATGCGGGCACTGCTGGACAGCAGCCCGTGGGTAAAGTAATTGTAAAAGAGAAGAAACCTGACATAGAGAACGAACTATTAAACTACGTAAATAGTAAAGTAGCATTTTATAAGAGGCTTAAGAGAATAGATATTGTGGATAGGCTTGAGTGA